TAAAACTTTCTACAACCATTACAATATTAAATCCAATCCATATCAAATCAGACAATATTTGTGCAAATTTTCCAAATGATTCAGGCAACAAACGAAACTGAACAGTGACTCTGTTGTGAGCAGAAAGTCTTGCAGCATAAGATGCACCAAAAAAAACAAACCACACAAATGAAAATCGTGAAACTTCTTCACTCCAAGGCAAGACAATATTGAACAATGCCCGCAAAATAATTTGCGCAAATAAAATTACAACAAAGAATGCTAACATCAACTGG
This is a stretch of genomic DNA from Deltaproteobacteria bacterium HGW-Deltaproteobacteria-18. It encodes these proteins:
- a CDS encoding TRAP transporter permease DctQ, whose amino-acid sequence is MVAKKILCFLDNIEKYVCQLMLAFFVVILFAQIILRALFNIVLPWSEEVSRFSFVWFVFFGASYAARLSAHNRVTVQFRLLPESFGKFAQILSDLIWIGFNIVMVVESFKVIESMKEFSYYSPALGWSMAYVYYIFTISFTLMSLRIVQVNYIKYILKEDIKDVDQVDPDEFKQLTE